Genomic segment of Deltaproteobacteria bacterium:
GCGTCGAGCTCGTGCACGTGCACGCGCGCGATCGCGGTGTCGCTGTGGTAGATGCGCCGGCCGTCGGGCGAGAAGCCGATTCCGTTCGAGAGCGAGACGCCGCCGTAGAGCGGCGTCGCCCGGCCCTCGGCTTCGATCCGGAAGCACTCGCCGAGCTTGCGCTCGCGCTCGTCGCCAAACGGGTTCGAGAGCATCGAGCCGGTGTAGACGCGCCCCTGCGCGTCGGTGAACAGGTCGTTCCAGCCGGGAACGTCGTCGCGCGCGAAGAGGACTCGCGTCGCTCCGTCGCGGACGTGGCAGACGTTCCGGCCCGAGATCACGATCCCGCCGTCCGCGTGGATCGCGATCCCGCCGACGCCTCGCCGACGCGGCACGACCGTCTCGATCGCGCCGCTCGGCGAGCGCCGGAACACGCCACCATTCGTCACGTCGCTGAAGTACAGATTCCCGGCCGGGTCCACGCGCGGCCCCTCGATCAGCCCGAAGCCGAACGCCAGCGTCTCGATCTTCATTGGCGAATCATACGCGCGCCCTGCGGCTCAAGGCGACGCTTCCCGCTTGCGGCCGTACACGTGTACGCGGTACTGCGTCCAG
This window contains:
- a CDS encoding SMP-30/gluconolactonase/LRE family protein, with amino-acid sequence MKIETLAFGFGLIEGPRVDPAGNLYFSDVTNGGVFRRSPSGAIETVVPRRRGVGGIAIHADGGIVISGRNVCHVRDGATRVLFARDDVPGWNDLFTDAQGRVYTGSMLSNPFGDERERKLGECFRIEAEGRATPLYGGVSLSNGIGFSPDGRRIYHSDTAIARVHVHELDAAGRAKPLAPILVAGSPDGLAVDSEGCVWVALYREGAIARFAPDGSPDRRIEVPAKAVTSLCFGGPDLRDLYVVSADNTEDPSRNGSIFRMRSDVAGLAAPLARI